A DNA window from Bombus huntii isolate Logan2020A chromosome 10, iyBomHunt1.1, whole genome shotgun sequence contains the following coding sequences:
- the LOC126870466 gene encoding uncharacterized protein LOC126870466 isoform X1, with protein sequence MPQIMVEAFARSLIDKIMLEAFDVVDTNDQKLQMLDHQQESAGNQSQITRTMLQIQDRLSVDRNEPETTELIEKMVLGLRNLQIGDSTSVPYHISKLEKQVKHVVRNIENVSHAAEPTNFVEMHTTQGQGDVHQIVHDAVIETTTDPTCTRLEKELENSNEATRVSINLLYQMIEELETKMEESEQRKEDVSETVSKEKIEVWEETEEQFIRSIESIDDPDQNNIDYVPDNDVRSNVCDFAYEEITSSFVASSTPFTKNASLEDVTIEEIASSALSDQEEGRSLEDKTSSKTKKMTHNETQSEERKRKGILSRTRKLLRTIFGRRKK encoded by the exons ATGCCTCAAATTATGGTCGAAGCCTTTGCAAGAAGTTTAATCGACAAGATAATGTTGGAAGCTTTTGACGTGGTTGATACAAATGATC aaaaattacaaatgcTGGATCATCAACAAGAATCTGCTGGCAATCAATCGCAGATCACACGAACAATGCTGCAAATACAAGATCGTTTGAGCGTAGATCGCAACGAACCGGAAACCAcagaattaatagaaaagaTGGTGCTTGGTTTACGTAATCTGCAAATCGGAGATTCTACTTCCGTGCCCTATCACATATCCAAATTAGAAAAACAG GTAAAACACGTAGTACGCAACATCGAAAATGTTTCACACGCAGCAGAGCCGACCAATTTTGTGGAAATGCACACGACTCAGGGTCAGGGTGATGTGCATCAAATAGTGCACGATGCTGTTATCGAAACCACAACAGATCCAACGTGCACTCGTCTGGAGAAGGAACTTGAAAACTCGAACGAAGCGACTAGAGTATCTATCAATTTACTTTACCAAATGATCGAGGAACTTGAAACGAAAATGGAAGAATCCGAGCAAAGGAAAGAAGATGTATCGGAAACTGTTAGCAAAGAAAAGATCGAGGTTTGGGAGGAAACGGAAGAACAGTTTATAAGAAGCATCGAAAGTATCGATGATCCTGATCAGAATAACATCGATTATGTACCCGATAACGACGTTAGGAGCAACGTATGTGATTTTGCGTACGAAGAAATTACATCTTCGTTCGTCGCATCATCAACGCCTTTCACGAAGAATGCCTCATTGGAGGACGTAACAATCGAGGAAATTGCGTCCTCGGCCCTATCTGATCAGGAGGAAGGTCGTTCGTTGGAAGATAAAACGTCCagtaaaacgaagaaaatgacTCACAATGAAACACAATCGGAAGAGCGGAAGAGAAAGGGTATTTTAAGTAGAACACGGAAATTATTGCGAACCATTTTTGGCCGTCGGAAGAAATGA
- the LOC126870469 gene encoding myosin light chain alkali isoform X2: protein MADLSAKDVEKAEFAFSIYDADGSMTLDAVNLGDVLRALNLNPTNASIEKLGGTKKKGEKLLKLDEFLPIYSQCKKDKDQGCYEDFLECLKLYDKQENGTMMAAELSHTLLALGEKLTDAEVEEVLKDCMDPEDDEGFIPYDPFLKKMMVLL, encoded by the exons ATG GCAGACCTCAGTGCAAAGGACGTCGAAA AGGCAGAATTTGCCTTTTCCATTTACGATGCGGATGGCTCGATGACTCTCGATGCCGTCAACCTTGGTGACGTACTTCGGGCCCTCAACCTGAATCCTACAAACGCCAGCATAGAAAAGCTTGGAGGAACGAAAAAGAAGGGCGAGAAGTTGCTGAAGCTCGACGAATTCTTGCCGATCTACAGCCAGTGTAAAAAGGACAAGGATCAGGGATGCTACGAAGATTTTCTCGAATGTTTGAAACTATACGATAAACAGGAAAATGGAACTATGATGGCTGCTGAACTTTCACACACACTGCTTGCGCTCG GTGAGAAATTAACCGACGCGGAAGTAGAGGAAGTACTGAAGGATTGTATGGACCCAGAAGATGATGAAGGTTTCATCCCCTATGATC CATTCTTGAAGAAGATGATGGTGCTATTGTAA
- the LOC126870469 gene encoding myosin light chain alkali isoform X4, producing MTLDAVNLGDVLRALNLNPTNASIEKLGGTKKKGEKLLKLDEFLPIYSQCKKDKDQGCYEDFLECLKLYDKQENGTMMAAELSHTLLALGEKLTDAEVEEVLKDCMDPEDDEGFIPYDPFLRRLCEKDSE from the exons ATGACTCTCGATGCCGTCAACCTTGGTGACGTACTTCGGGCCCTCAACCTGAATCCTACAAACGCCAGCATAGAAAAGCTTGGAGGAACGAAAAAGAAGGGCGAGAAGTTGCTGAAGCTCGACGAATTCTTGCCGATCTACAGCCAGTGTAAAAAGGACAAGGATCAGGGATGCTACGAAGATTTTCTCGAATGTTTGAAACTATACGATAAACAGGAAAATGGAACTATGATGGCTGCTGAACTTTCACACACACTGCTTGCGCTCG GTGAGAAATTAACCGACGCGGAAGTAGAGGAAGTACTGAAGGATTGTATGGACCCAGAAGATGATGAAGGTTTCATCCCCTATGATC CGTTCCTTCGTAGATTGTGCGAGAAAGACAGCGAATGA
- the LOC126870469 gene encoding myosin light chain alkali isoform X3 — MADLSAKDVEKAEFAFSIYDADGSMTLDAVNLGDVLRALNLNPTNASIEKLGGTKKKGEKLLKLDEFLPIYSQCKKDKDQGCYEDFLECLKLYDKQENGTMMAAELSHTLLALGEKLTDAEVEEVLKDCMDPEDDEGFIPYDRRNESTWQGC; from the exons ATG GCAGACCTCAGTGCAAAGGACGTCGAAA AGGCAGAATTTGCCTTTTCCATTTACGATGCGGATGGCTCGATGACTCTCGATGCCGTCAACCTTGGTGACGTACTTCGGGCCCTCAACCTGAATCCTACAAACGCCAGCATAGAAAAGCTTGGAGGAACGAAAAAGAAGGGCGAGAAGTTGCTGAAGCTCGACGAATTCTTGCCGATCTACAGCCAGTGTAAAAAGGACAAGGATCAGGGATGCTACGAAGATTTTCTCGAATGTTTGAAACTATACGATAAACAGGAAAATGGAACTATGATGGCTGCTGAACTTTCACACACACTGCTTGCGCTCG GTGAGAAATTAACCGACGCGGAAGTAGAGGAAGTACTGAAGGATTGTATGGACCCAGAAGATGATGAAGGTTTCATCCCCTATGATC GACGCAACGAATCTACGTGGCAGGGATGCTGA
- the LOC126870466 gene encoding uncharacterized protein LOC126870466 isoform X2, whose translation MLDHQQESAGNQSQITRTMLQIQDRLSVDRNEPETTELIEKMVLGLRNLQIGDSTSVPYHISKLEKQVKHVVRNIENVSHAAEPTNFVEMHTTQGQGDVHQIVHDAVIETTTDPTCTRLEKELENSNEATRVSINLLYQMIEELETKMEESEQRKEDVSETVSKEKIEVWEETEEQFIRSIESIDDPDQNNIDYVPDNDVRSNVCDFAYEEITSSFVASSTPFTKNASLEDVTIEEIASSALSDQEEGRSLEDKTSSKTKKMTHNETQSEERKRKGILSRTRKLLRTIFGRRKK comes from the exons atgcTGGATCATCAACAAGAATCTGCTGGCAATCAATCGCAGATCACACGAACAATGCTGCAAATACAAGATCGTTTGAGCGTAGATCGCAACGAACCGGAAACCAcagaattaatagaaaagaTGGTGCTTGGTTTACGTAATCTGCAAATCGGAGATTCTACTTCCGTGCCCTATCACATATCCAAATTAGAAAAACAG GTAAAACACGTAGTACGCAACATCGAAAATGTTTCACACGCAGCAGAGCCGACCAATTTTGTGGAAATGCACACGACTCAGGGTCAGGGTGATGTGCATCAAATAGTGCACGATGCTGTTATCGAAACCACAACAGATCCAACGTGCACTCGTCTGGAGAAGGAACTTGAAAACTCGAACGAAGCGACTAGAGTATCTATCAATTTACTTTACCAAATGATCGAGGAACTTGAAACGAAAATGGAAGAATCCGAGCAAAGGAAAGAAGATGTATCGGAAACTGTTAGCAAAGAAAAGATCGAGGTTTGGGAGGAAACGGAAGAACAGTTTATAAGAAGCATCGAAAGTATCGATGATCCTGATCAGAATAACATCGATTATGTACCCGATAACGACGTTAGGAGCAACGTATGTGATTTTGCGTACGAAGAAATTACATCTTCGTTCGTCGCATCATCAACGCCTTTCACGAAGAATGCCTCATTGGAGGACGTAACAATCGAGGAAATTGCGTCCTCGGCCCTATCTGATCAGGAGGAAGGTCGTTCGTTGGAAGATAAAACGTCCagtaaaacgaagaaaatgacTCACAATGAAACACAATCGGAAGAGCGGAAGAGAAAGGGTATTTTAAGTAGAACACGGAAATTATTGCGAACCATTTTTGGCCGTCGGAAGAAATGA
- the LOC126870469 gene encoding myosin light chain alkali isoform X1: MADLSAKDVEKAEFAFSIYDADGSMTLDAVNLGDVLRALNLNPTNASIEKLGGTKKKGEKLLKLDEFLPIYSQCKKDKDQGCYEDFLECLKLYDKQENGTMMAAELSHTLLALGEKLTDAEVEEVLKDCMDPEDDEGFIPYDPFLRRLCEKDSE, from the exons ATG GCAGACCTCAGTGCAAAGGACGTCGAAA AGGCAGAATTTGCCTTTTCCATTTACGATGCGGATGGCTCGATGACTCTCGATGCCGTCAACCTTGGTGACGTACTTCGGGCCCTCAACCTGAATCCTACAAACGCCAGCATAGAAAAGCTTGGAGGAACGAAAAAGAAGGGCGAGAAGTTGCTGAAGCTCGACGAATTCTTGCCGATCTACAGCCAGTGTAAAAAGGACAAGGATCAGGGATGCTACGAAGATTTTCTCGAATGTTTGAAACTATACGATAAACAGGAAAATGGAACTATGATGGCTGCTGAACTTTCACACACACTGCTTGCGCTCG GTGAGAAATTAACCGACGCGGAAGTAGAGGAAGTACTGAAGGATTGTATGGACCCAGAAGATGATGAAGGTTTCATCCCCTATGATC CGTTCCTTCGTAGATTGTGCGAGAAAGACAGCGAATGA